One genomic window of Canis lupus baileyi chromosome 24, mCanLup2.hap1, whole genome shotgun sequence includes the following:
- the FAM167A gene encoding protein FAM167A yields MSVPQIQVEEVVGGEEEPAGAALPPDDHLRSLKALTEKLRLETRRPSYLEWQARLEEQTWPFPRPAAEQGECGQEEPSSPRRGSKQHPPPNRRASQDAGPQPTGKLEGFESIDEAIAWLRKELMEMRLQDQQLARQLMRLRSDINKLKIEQTCDLHRRMLNDATYELEERDELSDLFCDSPLASSFSLSTPLKLIGVTKMNINSRRFSLC; encoded by the exons ATGTCTGTGCCTCAGATCCAAGTAGAAGAAGTGGTTGGTGGGGAAGAAGAGCCAGCAGGAGCAGCCCTGCCTCCCGATGACCACCTGCGGAGCCTGAAGGCCCTCACcgagaaactgaggctggagaCCCGGAGGCCTTCCTACTTGGAATGGCAAGCCAGGCTGGAAGAGCAGACATGGCCCTTCCCGAGGCCAGCTGCTGAGCAGGGGGAGTGTGGGCAGGAGGAGCCCTCATCCCCAAGGAGGGGGTCCAAGCAGCATCCCCCACCTAACAGGCGTGCCAGCCAGGATGCTGGGCCCCAGCCCACCGGCAAGCTGGAAGGCTTTGAAAGTATTGACGAAGCTATAGCCTGGCTCAGGAAGGAACTG aTGGAGATGCGGCTGCAGGACCAGCAGCTGGCCAGACAGCTCATGCGGCTGCGCAGTGACATCAACAAGCTGAAGATCGAGCAGACCTGTGACCTGCACCGGAGGATGCTCAACGATGCCACCTACGAGCTGGAGGAACGGGACGAGCTGTCCGATCTCTTCTGCGACTCCCCGCTGGCCTCCTCCTTCAGTCTCTCCACCCCGCTCAAGCTCATCGGAGTCACCAAGATGAACATCAACTCCCGGAGGTTCTCTCTGTGCTGA